In a genomic window of Erigeron canadensis isolate Cc75 chromosome 5, C_canadensis_v1, whole genome shotgun sequence:
- the LOC122601362 gene encoding uncharacterized protein LOC122601362: MAKRSLWIFIKQFLANHGDNFIVFGVDERMGSVFCQANADAFNSFISDVGLVDIPMGQYKFTRMSPSGNCGAKLDRFLISNSFLAAVDNIKAVVLDRLKLSKGDIKSWKNNVNNKAELVTLREVDLVDLDKQLDNGVVHDTIVRKRIDILHEILKKENGESLDIQQKSKITWCVEGDENSHFFLSYVNKSRKNLSIQGINVNGVWLDDPDSVKNARKFKRGPYVKLTSRSPMFKSLTLEQVTNLERLVTEDEIKAAVWNAVLSHLAGCNSSFITLIPKVLYPLTIEDFRTISLIGLQYKIIAKILAMRLAKVLDSVVSHIQSAFIKGRNILDGPLILNEILDSSKKKKKKAMFLKLDITKAYDSLNWDYLCTIMRFMGFGRRWISWISGCLYSARSSILVNGSPTKEFILERGLRHGDPMAPSLFILAMEGLHVAVEDMKLSGTIRGLKVGNISLSHLIYADDVLFLADWSEENLINIKTIFTCFYLSSGLRINLQKSRLYGVGVNGVEADRFASIMGCGRGVFPFTYLSVPIGANMKRKESWRPVIDKFKKRLSKWKASLLSIGGRSNTNYFGSWCCG; encoded by the exons ATGGCGAAAAGAAGTCTCTGGATTTTTATTAAGCAGTTTTTGGCTAACCATGGAGATAATTTCATTGTTTTTGGTGTGGATGAACGGATGGGATCAGTCTTTTGTCAAGCGAATGCTGATGCTTTTAACTCGTTCATTTCTGATGTCGGGCTTGTGGATATACCGATGGGTCAGTACAAGTTTACTCGGATGAGTCCGAGTGGAAATTGTGGTGCTAAACTTGACAGGTTTTTAATCTCTAACTCCTTTTTGGCGGCTGTGGATAATATTAAGGCGGTAGTGTTGGACAG ATTAAAACTCTCGAAGGGAGACATAAAAAGTTGGAAAAACAACGTCAACAATAAAGCTGAATTGGTTACACTTCGTGAAGTAGACTTGGTTGATCTGGATAAACAGTTGGATAATGGAGTAGTACATGATACTATTGTGAGAAAGCGGATCGACATTTTACACGAAATcctaaaaaaggaaaatggtGAATCTTTAGACATTCAACAAAAATCTAAGATCACCTGGTGTGTGGAAGGTGATGAGAATTctcatttctttctctcttatGTCAACAAATCTCGAAAAAATCTGTCAATCCAAGGTATTAACGTGAATGGTGTCTGGTTAGATGATCCTGATAGTGTCAAGAATGCTCGGAAATTCAAGAGAGGTCCGTATGTGAAATTAACTTCTAGGAGTCCCATGTTCAAATCATTAACTTTGGAGCAGGTGACTAATCTTGAAAGACTTGTAACTGAAGATGAGATCAAGGCTGCTGTTTGGAATGCG GTTTTATCCCACCTGGCCGGTTGTAATTCTTCATTTATTACTTTGATTCCGAAAGTGCTTTATCCATTGACTATTGAGGATTTCCGAACGATTAGTCTTATAGGTTTACAATACAAAATCATCGCTAAAATTCTAGCAATGAGACTTGCTAAGGTGCTGGATTCAGTGGTGAGCCATATTCAATCAGCTTTTATTAAGGGGCGCAACATCCTTGATGGCCCTCTAATCCTTAACGAGATTCTTGATTCGtctaaaaagaagaagaaaaaagctATGTTCTTAAAGTTGGACATTACTAAGGCCTATGACTCCCTTAATTGGGATTACTTGTGTACTATAATGCGTTTTATGGGGTTTGGGAGGAGATGGATTAGTTGGATTTCTGGTTGCCTTTACTCGGCTAGATCTTCCATTCTTGTTAATGGCAGTCCCACTAAGGAGTTCATCTTAGAAAGAGGCCTCAGACATGGTGATCCGATGGCACCTTCACTATTCATTCTTGCCATGGAGGGTTTACATGTTGCTGTGGAAGATATGAAACTATCTGGAACGATTCGTGGCTTAAAGGTTGGTAATATCTCCCTATCTCATCTTATTTATGCCGACGATGTCCTCTTTTTGGCAGATTGGTCGGAAGAaaatttgatcaacattaaaactatttttacatGTTTCTACCTCTCCTCTGGGTTGCGGATTAACCTTCAGAAATCTAGATTATATGGGGTCGGTGTTAATGGAGTAGAAGCTGATCGTTTTGCATCTATAATGGGATGTGGTCGTGGTGTTTTTCCGTTCACTTATTTGAGTGTGCCGATTGGTGCTAACATGAAAAGAAAGGAGTCATGGCGTCCAGTCattgataaatttaaaaagagatTGTCTAAATGGAAAGCTAGTTTGCTTTCGATTGGTGGGCGATCAAACACTAATTACTTCGGTTCTTGGTGCTGTGGGTAA
- the LOC122601363 gene encoding uncharacterized protein LOC122601363 produces MVALDLDRSSTIPLHAMSKKIGKGDNTLFWYDVWIGNETLACRFARLFNLEQVKKCSVMERWNNNSFYSNWRREIRGGVESCEMSNLISILNNIKLNDEPDAWVFSVSNVTEFEVKGVRKFIDDTNLPNSLKATRWNKFVPRKVNIHAWRVLLNKIPTRSNLVSKGIDIPSSLCPVCAQYVECCDHIFGTCDIANKVWSLISKWLQISPLTSSGPTETLMLIDSMRISMEKKRIIELVLFCGWWLIWKHRNDKVFSPGVQRKELFFDFIIAQSYFWYANRCKKNRLSWMEWLNNPLLIH; encoded by the coding sequence ATGGTCGCCTTGGATCTCGATCGATCTAGTACTATTCCGTTGCATGCTATGTCAAAAAAGATTGGTAAAGGAGACAACACTTTGTTTTGGTATGATGTGTGGATTGGCAACGAGACGTTGGCATGTAGATTCGCTCGATTATTCAATCTTGAACAAGTTAAAAAGTGTTCTGTTATGGAGCGATGGAACAACAATTCTTTTTATTCTAATTGGAGAAGGGAAATCAGGGGTGGGGTGGAAAGTTGTGAGATGTCTAATCTTATTTCAATCTTGAATAATATTAAGCTTAATGATGAGCCAGACGCTTGGGTGTTTTCGGTGTCTAACGTGACTGAGTTTGAGGTTAAAGGTGTTCGTAAATTCATTGACGATACAAATCTTCCTAATAGTCTTAAAGCTACTCGATGGAATAAATTTGTACCCCGTAAGGTCAATATTCATGCTTGGAGAGTTCTTTTGAATAAAATTCCTACCCGGAGCAACTTGGTTTCCAAAGGAATTGATATTCCTTCCAGTCTCTGCCCTGTGTGTGCACAATATGTGGAGTGTTGTGACCATATATTTGGTACTTGTGATATTGCAAACAAAGTTTGGTCCCTGATCTCTAAATGGCTGCAAATCTCCCCACTTACTTCTAGTGGACCTACTGAAACTCTAATGCTTATTGATTCTATGAGGATTTCCATGGAGAAAAAGCGCATAATTGAACTAGTTCTTTTTTGCGGATGGTGGTTGATTTGGAAACATCGTAACGATAAGGTTTTTTCTCCAGGAGTTCAACGTAAGGAGCTGTTTTTTGACTTCATCATCGCCCAGTCTTATTTTTGGTATGCCAACAGGTGTAAAAAGAATCGACTATCGTGGATGGAGTGGCTAAATAATCCTCTCCTTATTCATTAA